A window of Bacteroidota bacterium contains these coding sequences:
- a CDS encoding PorP/SprF family type IX secretion system membrane protein, whose translation MKKYFSLLICICLLIFFRQKSVAQDFHLSQYDATPHYFNPALTGVYFGNAADYRIYSDYRSQWRSLGVKPFSTYYLAYDMPYKQYGLGGYLIHNRNGTGGFNTINFMPSAAYKITNELNSPHNLSVGMQLGIIYKSFDPNHFTYDNQFSTDNPTGFDQNISSGENFGKTSLLKLDANMGVFYKYKKEDWKVQPWAGYSVYHLTKPNQSLTGNVKDNIPMRWVYELGADYKITEEITAVPMILFMMQGKARELNIGALGFYHLKDTKYDLLGGLNYRNKDAIIIQLGGKYEQHVFTFSYDINTSYLNNYTNGRGAFEFSLILTGIKGKPLFNPKFGKGKTVNKTL comes from the coding sequence ATGAAAAAATATTTTTCACTACTCATTTGCATCTGCCTGCTGATTTTCTTCCGGCAGAAATCTGTTGCGCAGGATTTTCATCTTTCGCAGTACGATGCCACACCGCATTACTTTAATCCCGCGCTCACCGGAGTTTATTTCGGCAACGCAGCCGATTACCGCATTTATTCCGATTACCGTTCGCAATGGCGTTCGCTCGGTGTAAAACCTTTTTCAACTTATTATCTTGCGTACGATATGCCTTACAAGCAATATGGATTGGGTGGATATTTAATTCACAACCGCAACGGCACCGGGGGATTTAATACGATTAACTTCATGCCTTCTGCCGCTTATAAAATTACCAATGAACTGAACAGCCCGCATAATCTTTCGGTGGGCATGCAGTTGGGAATTATTTATAAAAGTTTTGACCCGAATCATTTTACATACGATAACCAGTTTTCCACCGATAATCCCACCGGCTTTGACCAGAACATTTCGAGCGGAGAAAATTTTGGCAAAACCAGTTTGCTCAAACTCGATGCGAACATGGGCGTGTTTTACAAATACAAAAAAGAGGACTGGAAAGTTCAACCCTGGGCGGGCTATTCCGTTTACCATCTGACCAAACCCAATCAATCGCTCACCGGAAATGTAAAAGATAATATTCCGATGCGATGGGTGTATGAACTTGGCGCTGATTATAAAATCACCGAAGAAATAACTGCTGTTCCCATGATTTTATTCATGATGCAGGGAAAAGCGCGCGAACTGAATATTGGAGCGCTTGGATTTTATCATCTGAAAGATACCAAGTATGATTTGCTGGGCGGATTAAATTACAGAAACAAAGACGCAATTATAATTCAGTTGGGAGGAAAATACGAGCAGCATGTTTTTACATTCAGTTATGATATTAACACTTCTTACCTGAATAATTACACCAATGGCAGAGGAGCATTTGAGTTTTCTCTCATTCTCACCGGCATAAAAGGAAAACCGCTGTTCAATCCTAAATTCGGAAAAGGGAAAACCGTAAATAAAACTTTGTAA